The DNA window TGCGATACAGGTAGCCACTGACCAGCCAAATATTGCATGTATGGCATCCCAATACGCAGGATGGATGATTTCTGTCGGCGATTATTTCGGTATGGGTTCAGGTCCTGCAAGAGCACTCGGACTCAAACCAAAGAGCCTCTATGAAGAAATCGGATACAAAGACGATATTGAAGTAGCTGTTCTTGTACTGGAATCAAGCACACTACCTGATGAAGAGGTAGTTGAATATATAGCAAAACACTGCGGTGTTGAAACCGATAATGTCTACATTGCTGTAGCACCAACCTCATCTATAGCAGGTTCTGTCCAGGTATCTGCACGTGTGGTCGAAACAGGTATCCACAAACTTGAATCCGTAGGATTCGACATAAACAAAATAAAAAGCGGTTTCGGTGTTGCACCCATTGCTCCTGTGGTTGGTGGAGACACAAAATGCATGGGGTCAACAAACGACTGCGTTATTTACTGCGGAGAAACATATTATACCGTTAAATACGGCAGTGACAATGTAGAAGAATTTGAGGATTTTGTAAAGAAAACACCATCTGCAAACTCCAGAGATTATGGTAAACCGTTCTACGATACATTCAAGGAAGCAAACTTTGACTTTTACAAGATAGATGCAAATATGTTTGCTCCTGCTAAAATCACTGTCAATGACCTGACCAACAAGAAGACTGTGACAAGTGGACGAATAAATCCAGGTATACTTCTGGATTCCTTTGGCGTCAAAAATCTCTAACTGTTAGTTGAAAATAGCTAACAGGTTGTCTGTAATCTTTATCCAGATTGTACAACCTCCTTACTGGTTGTACATTTTTTATTAAGGGGGATTATATGGAAGTTTTAAAAACCAGCGAAGGTATAGGTGGCCAACTTACAGGGTTCAGGGAATTAGTTAAAAATTCGAACAGTATCACATTTATCGGTTCACCGGGTTTCTGCACACCTTTTGCAGAACTGTTTGCATTCGTTATCAGGGAATCGGGAAAAGAAATGGCGTTTATACCCAGTTTAAAATATGAAAATGCAAAATCCTTAATATCTACTGAGGACGGTATACAACTTGGTGATAAAACAGACCCAAGTGCGGATACTGTAGTATTACTGGGCGGGCTTGCAATGCCGAAAATGGGTATTGACCCCGCAGATATTAATGAAATAATAACAAAACTACAGCAAAATTCTGAAAACAAAATGATAATTGGTATATGTTTCCAATCGATTTTCCAGGAACAAGAATGGGATAGTTATATAGATTTTGATTACATCATTGATTCAGACCTGACAAACAGCACAATAAAATTATAACAGCAAATCAGTTATAACAACAAAACCATTGTATTTTATACAATAAATCTACTTATCAGTGATACATATGGAAAAAAACACAAAAGATGAAATACGAGAAGTGAAAGGGTTTCTCCCAAAAGCGATTAAATTCGCAGATGAAATAAACGAAGATTTTGCAGAAGGTATAGCAGAATTCTATCAGGCAATCTGGGATGAAAGGGAAAACGGATTGTCCATGAAAGAAAAGCATATACTTGTATTTACAGTTGCCTGTGCCTCCAACAACGTGGAAAGTGCATCAAAAATACTTGAAAGGCTCAAAAAATTCGGGGCAACCCGTACCGAAATCTACGATGCTATGATGATGGCTGCTTGGACTGGCGGAATACAGAATTTTACAAACGTAAGCAGTGAATTAGTTGATAAAATCAACAAACTGGGTTTTGAATAAAACCAGTACCATTTTTTTTATTTGGGTTTGTATACATACGCATCGACTACTACATGATAAACCCCGGGTGAATATTTTTTAATCGTGTGATGTCCACAGATTTGTGCTGTTTTTCCAAATTCAGAGGCAACATTTTTTATCCTTGAAACTGGTCTTTCATAAAGACGGTTTTCAGGGACTGTTTCATGATAATGAAGCATACCACCAGACTCTTTGAGCGCTTTTATTCCGTATTTCAAATAATAGTGTGTTGTTCTGACATAACCCATCAAAACTCGGTCTGCTGTATTCTCTGGTGTATATAGACTGCAATCACCACAAACAGGAATTACCGTATCATCGACACGGTTTAGATTTATGTTTTCCTGTAAATACTTAAAGGATATCGGATTTATCTCAATAGAAATGAGTTTTGTGCGTTTAGAATGCACTGCCATAGGTATGGAAAAATACCCAATACCTGAAAACATGTCCACAACCAGTTCATCTTCTCCAAGTTTGCTCATCCGCTGGCGCTCATCCAGATTCCCTTTTGAATACATTATGTCTGCTACATCCAGTTTGAAGTAACACTGGTTTTCTTTGTGTATGGTTTCAGTTTCATTTCCAATAATAAGTTTTCTTTTGGGTCTTCTAAACTGTCCCTCTATACCAAAATCTTCTACTACCGACCTACACTTAGGATACATTTCAAGAAGTGTATAGGCAATTGTTTTTTTTCTGTGTTCAAGTTCTTCAGGTATTCTCACAATAATTACATCACCCAGAACCTGCCACCCTGTTGGAAGATATTGAAGTTCAGCTTTTGGGATATATCCGCTGAGCTTTTCTTTTAGTGAACTGGTTACTGGTTTATAATACTCCGGTTCATCCTGTTCAATAATTTTATAACCGTCCACATCATCATTAACCGGAATTTCGAGGTATTTGTCAGGATATTTTTTGCTTCTTTTGATTTTCCTAGTTCTGTCAAGTAAATTTTTTTCAGAAAGGTAACAACGGACAGTTTCGACTTTTTCTTTTGGTATAAGGATTGCTTTGTTCATAAATACCTCATTCGAACAATTGCGAACTTTTATATAGAGTGTAAATTATTTATTATTACGATGATTTATGGGAATCGTACAACTCTTTTTTCAAACGGAAACGGATTTGTTGCATTAAATACCCCGGTAAAAATTAAAGTTTTGGAATTACTCGAATCAGGTCCAAAATCTTTTGATGAAATCGTTAGGTATACAAATAAAGCAAAATCTACGATATCTGTACATCTCAACGACCTGAGGCAGTACAATCTTATAAAAGAAACATCCGATGATAATGATAAACGCAAAAAAGCCTATCATCTAAACTGCCAACTTATTGCATATTCTTAGCAACCACTGGCCAAACACTATCATAATGTCTTACAGGTTTTTGGGTCTGCATTACCTGATGACCGCCGGTTTTTAAAACACGTATTTCAGGCTTTAAGGTTTGGATTTGAGTCGCATGGTATCGATTATGAACCTGTCATTAAAAACATTGGTAAAGACATAGGAACAAATCTGTCCGATAATTTTGAATCGAACAGTTTAAAAGATTTGCTTGATGAAATTGCGGTATTCTGGAGTAAAAACGGACTGGGTGAAATCAATATAAACAATATTAACCCGCTTGAGATTGTTATTAATAACTGTTTTGAATGTTGTTCTGTGCCACCTGTTGATAAAAAACTATGTTCTTTCAGTGCGGGTCTATTGGAAGGTATAATTACCGGCAATACAGGAATAGGGGGCACTATAAAAGAAACTGAATGTCAGGGCAGTGGTCATAATCACTGCATGTACAAAATGATAAAGTGAATTACTCCTCCCTTTTGGGAGGAGCTTCCTGTTTCATAGTTTGTTCTAACGAACACAACTCCACAGGCTCTACCCCTCATCCCGAAGGTGAAATTAGATTCTGTCTATCCAGTGCGAATTTTTTAATATTAACTGATGCGTTGATGTCTCTATCATGTTCCGTTTTGCAGTCAGGACATTCCCATTCCCTGTCTTTAAGTTCCAAATCCTAATGATAATATCCACATACATGACAGATTTTGCTTGATGGATCGAATCGTCCTATCTTGATGATATTTTTACCATACCATTCTGCTTTATATTCCAATTTCTGTACAAAACTACTCCATGAAGAATCGGTTATATGTTGTGCAAGATTATGATTTTTCAGCAGTCCTTTTACATTCAAACATTCCAGTGCTACAGCTTGGTTCTCGCTTATCAACCTGGAACTTAACTTATGCTGGAAATCTTCTCTCTGACTGCTTATTTTTTCATGGTACTTGGCTATCTGATGTTTCAGTTTCCTGTAATTATTAGAACCTTTCTTTTTTCTGCTGAGCCTTTTCTGTAATACCTTTAATCTTTCAATCGAATTTTTCAGGTATCTGGGGTTGCCGATTTTTTCACCGTCGGATGTGACAGCGAAATCTTTGATTCCTACATCGACTCCTATAGTATTATTTTGGTCGAATTTATATTTTTGTGGTAATTGTTTGTCGTCATCGACTAAAATACTGATATAATATTTCCCGTCGGTGTTCTTTTTATAGTCGCAATCCTTTGTTTACCATCAAACCTTCTATGCAGCCTTGTCTTTATCCAGCCGATTTTAGGTATGTATACTTTATTATTCTCAAAATCGACTTTATACCATTGAGGAATAGGGAAAGATTGAACAGGGTTTTTCTTGGATTTAAACTTTGGAAAACCTGATTTTTCTCTGAAAAACTTGGTGAAAGCATTTTCAAGATTAAGAGTGGCTCCCTGTAATGATTGTGAGTTAATCTCTTTCAACCATTCATAATCATCTTTTAATACCCTTATTCGTTTGTTCAATTCAAATCTTGATATAGCTTTACCATCCTATTCATAAGATTTGATTTTGTTCTCCAGAGCCCAGTTGTATATGAACCTACAAGCTCCTATATGTTTTGCTATTAACTCCTGTTGTGTTTGATTTGGATACATACGGTACTTGTAGGCTTTTAACATATTACAGTAATTATTATTTGTCATTATTATATGTTATGTTAAATGTGGTTCAAGAGTGTATATCGCATTCATCTTCCAGCTTCGCAGGGAGTCTTCTGCGATATTTGGGATAAAAACCGATATTAAAATTATCCATTACCTACAACCACACCAAGGTCAGATATTAAAAGTTTACCTATTTCTGCAACTATTCCCGGACCATCTGTATCCTCACGACATACTATTGCATGTTCCATCACACCCAGACGTTCAACCCCGTATATATCCTTGCCGTGCCCTTTCTTTTTAATAGCTGATTTTAATTCCGAACGGGTTGCTGAATTTGCTATAACTCTATCTGTACTGGATTTTTTCCAGTCCCACCATAGGTCGATTTGTTTTTTTGTAAAGCGTGCTTTTGGATTTTCTGAATTATCTGTAACATCAACTGATACCGGTAGATAAGGAATAATCCCGAATCTGGATGCAATCTGTTCTACATTACCTGTACCGAGAGGTTTCAAATGGCTTTGTGGAATTGATAATTCTACACCTACATTAACTAGTATCCTTTCAGATTTAATTGACTGGATGTATCCCCTGTATTCTTTACCGGGTTCAACTTCATCCACAGGAGTATTGTATTTACTTACAAGATAATTTGCAGAAAATTCCTCATCTTCACCGGAAAGATCCACCTGAACCCAACCTTCCAGAGTAGCGGATACATCTACGGATACCTCCAGTTCTTTAAGGTCATTATAAATCATATCTTTTATAGAATGAATCGCACGCTCAGTATTTCTGTATATGTGAAGAAGTAGTATTACAGACCTCATGGCTAATCCTTTTATTGACCTTGATTGATAATATTATCCAGACGCTGTCTTGTATCATTTAATGTTATAATTGCTATATCATCTACCGGATTCTGAGATGATTCTATCTGGTCTTCAAGTTTTTTAATATCCCTTTTAAAGGGTCCCAATTTGCGAGCTATAGCATCACTATCTTCATTATTATTGGATAATTCTTCATAAATATTTTCTATTTTCAAACGCAGGTTTACTACTTTGCTGTTTATGGATTGAACTTTCTGACTCTCAGATTCTTCACTGGATTGTGATTCACTATTTTGAAAAGTACTTGAAATGTTGTTAGCTGGACTATTTTCTTCAGTTTCATTTTCAAGTTTAAGGATTAAATTTTTCAGGGCGTTTACAACATCCATTCCTCTGTCTGTAAGTTCAACATATTTAACACGTCCATCCATCTTAAACTGTACGAGTCCACAATCTTCCATTTTGGACAGGATTTTGGTTGTATGAGCAAAAGTAGAATTAATCTCCTTTGTTATTACAGATGCATAGGTTCTTTCAAATGACCATATCGCAAGCAAAGCAAGTGTTGGTTTTTCCTGTAAGAACAGATTTTCTGCATGTTTTTCAGCCATAATGCACTCCTGAATAATCTTAAAAATTGTACTTAACGTATCTATTATATAATTTATTATATATTATTTTCTATACCTTATCTGGAAAACGATGAATGTACAATATCATTGATAACATCGATTCCGGCATCGGTTTTAAAAGATGTACCACTAAAATGTGTTCTTGAGGCACTATAACCGTTTGCTATGAGTAAATCAATCAACCTGTTCATGGACACTGCAGAAACACCCTGACGTTTACAGATAAGGTGCAAATCATAATAAGTAGGATATTCAAGCTCGTCCCTGCAAAGTGTAATTATTTTTCTGGTGTTTTCTCTTTTATTTAACTGATGGTTATCAATTTCCTGTAATATTTCGTTGCAGAAGTCGGTTTCATGAAGAGAACCAAGCCACAAAGGTCCCCCAATACTGGTCTTGTTTCCGCATAAAGGACAGTTATTATCTATACTGACAGCGAGTCCATATACAGTTTTCCTGAAACCGCACTTATCACAGTGGGATATAAAACCCATGTATTTCAGGGCATCATCAGCCCTTTTAGCCCCCTTTTTAACATGTAGATATGTACGTACATAATGCCGGGTTGCATGTGACAAAATCGGTATCATCGCTTTATCATATTTTGCAAATTCCCTTGCCACCTTCCCAAGAAGTATTCGTACACCCATCTCCCTGTGGTATTCATTGTTAAGGGGTACTGCTGAATATTTTCTGATTCCTGATTTTAAGTGTGCTCCACATAAAGGCGCTGTATCTGTAGCTGTTATTTCGAGTAAATGTCTGGTAGAATAAATTGCAGATTCCAGATATGGTATAGGTGTCCCAAAGGGGTCAAGGTCTACTATATCATATCTGTTTTCGAATAATAGTACATTGGCATTTTTGGAAAAAACAGTTGTCAGGTCTAAAACATCGTTTAGCTCTGCGTTTTTTAAAATTAATTTATATGCTTCCTCATTCCAATCGTTTAATGTAGTGTCTAAACCTGTCTCATTTGATACCCTGATTCCCCGGGCACCAGATGCAGCAAGTGCGTCTGCATATTTTACATCAGAAGGAGCTAATCCATACTTTGCAGACAATCTTTGTGCAAAAACAGCATTTGCAACTACTGTAATATCTCTGTTCAATTCCATTTCAGGGTTATAAAAAACAGATGCAGAAGATGGAGGAAACGATGCATCCTGTGGTGGTTCGGGAATCCATATTTTTGTCAACCCTTCTGTGACAGTCTTATAACTCATCTGAAATTAATCAATATCAGGTCTTATTTTACTGTAATGGTTCCGCTCATCCTCTGTGAAAATGGTCTAACACTGAAATTGTACGTACCTGTTTCATTGAAAGTGTATTTGAACGTTTGTCTGTAAACTATAGTGGTGTTTTCCCAAAGTCTATCTTCACTTACAAGTGTAAACGGTCTTTTCGGATCATTCTGGAAATTTTGCCAGACCACAGTGTCACCTTTGTTAATTTCAACTTCTGAAGGCAATGACGCATAATTCTGTAATCTTATCAATACAGATTCTGGATCTTTAACCGGTGTCTCATTTGCAGTTTCATTGACATCAGGTGTCACATTAACATCTGTATCATTATCTTCAGGAGGAGTCATGTTGTTTTTTGAATTATTATCAACCGGTGTCGTACCCCCATCTGTTTCATTATCATCCGGAACAACTTCTCCATTTTCCACACATCCTGCAAATATAAGAGGTATTAAAACCAATATAATAACAATAATTTTAGGCTTCATGTTTACTCCAAAATATTAATGATTTTGAAAATTAATAACTTTATTGATTAAGTTCAAGTATTTTTCTCCAGTACAGGAATATCACCGTTATATTCAGCCGCCGTCAGAATTTGTACCTCTCTTTTCTTAGCAGCTTCCCATACACTGGATGTATGCTCTTTGTAAGATGAATCACGCAGAAGATGGTGGTCATATATCATTATATCAAGGTCGCAGTTTTTAATTATATCCACCGCATTATCTACACTGCGCTTTAAATCTGTATTACTTAACATATATCCAAGAAGATATGTTGCTGGTCCATCAAGTATTAATATATCTGGATTTTCGTTGATTATCCACTGTGCATAGTCCTCTATAATCGGTCCCTGTAAATCCGAAGTATAGAGCAACTTGGTATCACGGTATTCCACAATCGTAGATATTAGCCATCCTGTCTTTGAGTATTCTACACCATGAAATAGCGGCTCGCTGAACCTTACTTTGGTATCACCTTTCTGAAAACCGCTACCGTCTGCAAAATTGACAGCATCAGATTTTACATTTATCCAGTTTGTCTTAGACCATTGACTACTTAATTTTGAAAACCATTTACTACCTTTTAAAATAAAATCCTCATTTGCCTGCTGATCTCTATAATTTTTGTTTTTTAAGGTTTCAAGTTCATCGAAGGGGTCTTTGAAACTGGTTTTTTTAGGTTTGGTATACTGTATCTGGTATTTTTCGATTTTACCCAGCCATTTCAGAAACTTTCTTGCACGTTCCCATTGTGAATAATTAATCCATTGATTGGGGTCTTTTACCCAGAGGTTTTTGCCTTGATAGAGATACCTGGAATTATCATCAACCATTAGATGGTCGTAGTGATAGTGGCTTATAACAACATGTTCTGCATATTTTGAAGCTTTCATAACACTTTCTTTTGCCTGGTTAAGATAATCCGATTTAGCAAACTCCGAAATCGGAAAAGTTTTGTGCATTATTGCAGCACCTGGATCGATTATTAAACTCGTATCTGGTGTTGTTACCAGTGTACAGGTAGATTTTGCCCCCATTGAATCAAACCATACCGGTATAAATTTTATATAACTATTATACATAAGTTATCCCTGTTTAGAATGTAAAACCTGATACCCGCAGATAAACAGCCCATATTACAAGTGCAACAAACCCCACCATCACAAGTAAAACATAAGTATACTTGGATATATCAAACAACTGCTTTGTACCTGAAAGATTAATAAGGATATTTTTGTTCAATGTACTGATAATACTTGCTATTACAGCGGTTTCTGCTGCTGTTGTAAAAGATATACCTCCGTTAACAGCAAGTGTGGTTACAGAAACAGTTACCGCCGCACTGCTGACAAGACCACCGATAGCAGTTGCATAAATTCCTGTTGCTCCTGCAATATCATTTGCAAATTTGGCTACTATTAACAGTATTGTAAACCCTGCACCGAATTTAAAAGCCGGACCCAGTGCAAACGGTGAACTTAATTCTAAATGTTCATCCACGGATTTGATATTCTTTCTTTTTGATAACGTTGTAAATGAAGATACACCAATTATAGCAAGATGGGGCGGCAGCATTAACAATGCAGTCCTTCCGCTTGGGTCAACTATAACCGCTATTATTATGTTTCTTACAAGCATTGCTGTATTGGATAGCAGAATACCTATATAGCTAACATCTAATAAAGCAGGTTTATGCTTTGCTATTGAAGCAAATGCTCCAGCTGAAGCTTCACTATTGACAAATCCGCTTAAAATACCCGAATAATAAACACCTCCATGAGTTCCAAATTTTTTCAGAAATACATAACTGATAAAACTGATTGCTGACACGAGTACAACTATTAAAATTGCAGATTTCAGATTCAATACACCAAAAACAGGCTGGTCGGGTACAAGTGGATACAAGATAAATGCCACTGCCAGAAAATGAACAGCACTTAAAATGTCGTCCTCTGAAAGATTTTCCGCGAAAGAGTGAAGCGGTTTTTTCTCAATAAGTAAAAATGTAATTACTACCGCACCAACTATTGCAAAAAGAAAGTATCCTTTGGCAACCAGTATTCCAAGTATATATGTACTAAAAAGTGCTATCGGACTGGTTAAACCGTAATGGTTGAAAATGATGTTTTTTGCATAGGCCAAAAAGATACATAACAGTGCAAAAAAAGCAGTTGTAATAAGCAAAAATTCCAAACCGACAATCTCTGCTACATATATTGAGAGCATACCTGTTATACTGGTTATAGCAAATGTACGTACACCTGCAAATACCTCACGGTATTTCCTTCGATGTTCGCGTTCGATTCCCACAAGGATTCCTATTAACAACGAAAGTAAAAGTTTCTGGAGAAAATCCAGTAACTGTGGGTCGATAGCAAACTCCTGTATCCATTCCGTAGTAAATTTACCTCCTGATTGTGCATACTTATGCCTTTATAATCTGAACATCTATTTTTGGGGTGGTTTTTTTGTTTATATTAATTAATGCACCATAACCATCAGAAGCCATGCCGGGATTTACTATAACTGACTTTCCGT is part of the Methanohalobium evestigatum Z-7303 genome and encodes:
- a CDS encoding winged helix-turn-helix domain-containing protein, whose product is MIYGNRTTLFSNGNGFVALNTPVKIKVLELLESGPKSFDEIVRYTNKAKSTISVHLNDLRQYNLIKETSDDNDKRKKAYHLNCQLIAYS
- a CDS encoding class I SAM-dependent methyltransferase, coding for MNKAILIPKEKVETVRCYLSEKNLLDRTRKIKRSKKYPDKYLEIPVNDDVDGYKIIEQDEPEYYKPVTSSLKEKLSGYIPKAELQYLPTGWQVLGDVIIVRIPEELEHRKKTIAYTLLEMYPKCRSVVEDFGIEGQFRRPKRKLIIGNETETIHKENQCYFKLDVADIMYSKGNLDERQRMSKLGEDELVVDMFSGIGYFSIPMAVHSKRTKLISIEINPISFKYLQENINLNRVDDTVIPVCGDCSLYTPENTADRVLMGYVRTTHYYLKYGIKALKESGGMLHYHETVPENRLYERPVSRIKNVASEFGKTAQICGHHTIKKYSPGVYHVVVDAYVYKPK
- a CDS encoding tRNA (guanine(10)-N(2))-dimethyltransferase; its protein translation is MSYKTVTEGLTKIWIPEPPQDASFPPSSASVFYNPEMELNRDITVVANAVFAQRLSAKYGLAPSDVKYADALAASGARGIRVSNETGLDTTLNDWNEEAYKLILKNAELNDVLDLTTVFSKNANVLLFENRYDIVDLDPFGTPIPYLESAIYSTRHLLEITATDTAPLCGAHLKSGIRKYSAVPLNNEYHREMGVRILLGKVAREFAKYDKAMIPILSHATRHYVRTYLHVKKGAKRADDALKYMGFISHCDKCGFRKTVYGLAVSIDNNCPLCGNKTSIGGPLWLGSLHETDFCNEILQEIDNHQLNKRENTRKIITLCRDELEYPTYYDLHLICKRQGVSAVSMNRLIDLLIANGYSASRTHFSGTSFKTDAGIDVINDIVHSSFSR
- a CDS encoding helix-turn-helix domain-containing protein; translation: MAEKHAENLFLQEKPTLALLAIWSFERTYASVITKEINSTFAHTTKILSKMEDCGLVQFKMDGRVKYVELTDRGMDVVNALKNLILKLENETEENSPANNISSTFQNSESQSSEESESQKVQSINSKVVNLRLKIENIYEELSNNNEDSDAIARKLGPFKRDIKKLEDQIESSQNPVDDIAIITLNDTRQRLDNIINQGQ
- a CDS encoding DUF2124 domain-containing protein — protein: MEVLKTSEGIGGQLTGFRELVKNSNSITFIGSPGFCTPFAELFAFVIRESGKEMAFIPSLKYENAKSLISTEDGIQLGDKTDPSADTVVLLGGLAMPKMGIDPADINEIITKLQQNSENKMIIGICFQSIFQEQEWDSYIDFDYIIDSDLTNSTIKL
- a CDS encoding cupredoxin domain-containing protein → MKPKIIVIILVLIPLIFAGCVENGEVVPDDNETDGGTTPVDNNSKNNMTPPEDNDTDVNVTPDVNETANETPVKDPESVLIRLQNYASLPSEVEINKGDTVVWQNFQNDPKRPFTLVSEDRLWENTTIVYRQTFKYTFNETGTYNFSVRPFSQRMSGTITVK
- a CDS encoding carboxymuconolactone decarboxylase family protein, whose translation is MEKNTKDEIREVKGFLPKAIKFADEINEDFAEGIAEFYQAIWDERENGLSMKEKHILVFTVACASNNVESASKILERLKKFGATRTEIYDAMMMAAWTGGIQNFTNVSSELVDKINKLGFE
- the mch gene encoding methenyltetrahydromethanopterin cyclohydrolase: MISVNEKGLYIIDEMLDWEEELKIESKELENGATIIDCGVNVEGGYDAGMYLSRLCVADLAELTYTKFDLDGVTVPAIQVATDQPNIACMASQYAGWMISVGDYFGMGSGPARALGLKPKSLYEEIGYKDDIEVAVLVLESSTLPDEEVVEYIAKHCGVETDNVYIAVAPTSSIAGSVQVSARVVETGIHKLESVGFDINKIKSGFGVAPIAPVVGGDTKCMGSTNDCVIYCGETYYTVKYGSDNVEEFEDFVKKTPSANSRDYGKPFYDTFKEANFDFYKIDANMFAPAKITVNDLTNKKTVTSGRINPGILLDSFGVKNL
- a CDS encoding DUF2110 family protein; protein product: MRSVILLLHIYRNTERAIHSIKDMIYNDLKELEVSVDVSATLEGWVQVDLSGEDEEFSANYLVSKYNTPVDEVEPGKEYRGYIQSIKSERILVNVGVELSIPQSHLKPLGTGNVEQIASRFGIIPYLPVSVDVTDNSENPKARFTKKQIDLWWDWKKSSTDRVIANSATRSELKSAIKKKGHGKDIYGVERLGVMEHAIVCREDTDGPGIVAEIGKLLISDLGVVVGNG
- a CDS encoding MBL fold metallo-hydrolase, giving the protein MYNSYIKFIPVWFDSMGAKSTCTLVTTPDTSLIIDPGAAIMHKTFPISEFAKSDYLNQAKESVMKASKYAEHVVISHYHYDHLMVDDNSRYLYQGKNLWVKDPNQWINYSQWERARKFLKWLGKIEKYQIQYTKPKKTSFKDPFDELETLKNKNYRDQQANEDFILKGSKWFSKLSSQWSKTNWINVKSDAVNFADGSGFQKGDTKVRFSEPLFHGVEYSKTGWLISTIVEYRDTKLLYTSDLQGPIIEDYAQWIINENPDILILDGPATYLLGYMLSNTDLKRSVDNAVDIIKNCDLDIMIYDHHLLRDSSYKEHTSSVWEAAKKREVQILTAAEYNGDIPVLEKNT
- a CDS encoding MgtC/SapB family protein, translating into MLIGILVGIEREHRRKYREVFAGVRTFAITSITGMLSIYVAEIVGLEFLLITTAFFALLCIFLAYAKNIIFNHYGLTSPIALFSTYILGILVAKGYFLFAIVGAVVITFLLIEKKPLHSFAENLSEDDILSAVHFLAVAFILYPLVPDQPVFGVLNLKSAILIVVLVSAISFISYVFLKKFGTHGGVYYSGILSGFVNSEASAGAFASIAKHKPALLDVSYIGILLSNTAMLVRNIIIAVIVDPSGRTALLMLPPHLAIIGVSSFTTLSKRKNIKSVDEHLELSSPFALGPAFKFGAGFTILLIVAKFANDIAGATGIYATAIGGLVSSAAVTVSVTTLAVNGGISFTTAAETAVIASIISTLNKNILINLSGTKQLFDISKYTYVLLVMVGFVALVIWAVYLRVSGFTF
- a CDS encoding V4R domain-containing protein — translated: MLDEIAVFWSKNGLGEININNINPLEIVINNCFECCSVPPVDKKLCSFSAGLLEGIITGNTGIGGTIKETECQGSGHNHCMYKMIK